One Pullulanibacillus sp. KACC 23026 DNA segment encodes these proteins:
- a CDS encoding gluconate:H+ symporter — MALLISAIVLGLLEKEPLDKLVVSIQNGFGSTLGSLGLVVAFGVVIGKLMTDSGAAQRVAQTLIQKFGKKNVKWAIIITGFIFGIAMFYEVAFITLAPLIISIAIEAEIPFLPLAMSMIAATTTAHSLFPPQPGATALVQAYHANIGMTYILGIIVAVPTILCSGILLPKLLKGLDKIPIPTLLSKPKSFTEEEMPSFGISVLVPLIPAIIITAATILNIWIEKATVAYQIINFFGNEIISMLIAVLVAIVAFGIGRNKSMTDIMDSFSSAISSVTLIVFIIGAGGAFKQIIGDTSIGTYIAELMKHSSISPFILAWIITVILRLATGAGTVSAITAAGIVGPLIPTFHVSPELMVLATASASNTITHVNDAAFWLYKETFGLSLKDTFKTWGLSELTNSVVGLIIVLILSLFIH, encoded by the coding sequence TTGGCATTGCTCATATCCGCAATTGTGCTTGGATTACTAGAAAAAGAACCTCTCGACAAATTAGTTGTCTCCATTCAGAATGGATTTGGTTCAACACTTGGCAGTTTAGGACTCGTTGTAGCTTTTGGGGTGGTTATCGGAAAACTCATGACTGATTCTGGAGCCGCTCAACGGGTTGCTCAAACATTAATTCAAAAGTTTGGAAAGAAAAATGTGAAATGGGCCATTATAATTACCGGATTCATTTTCGGTATCGCCATGTTTTATGAAGTGGCCTTTATTACCTTAGCACCATTAATTATAAGTATCGCTATCGAGGCTGAAATTCCCTTTTTACCTTTAGCCATGTCTATGATCGCTGCCACCACAACTGCACACAGCTTATTTCCACCACAACCTGGCGCAACCGCTTTAGTACAGGCGTATCATGCAAACATAGGCATGACGTATATTCTAGGAATTATCGTTGCGGTTCCTACCATCCTTTGCTCCGGAATTCTTCTTCCAAAATTATTAAAAGGATTGGACAAGATACCAATTCCAACTCTGTTATCAAAACCTAAATCCTTTACTGAAGAGGAGATGCCGAGCTTTGGCATCAGTGTGTTAGTGCCTTTAATTCCAGCCATTATCATTACTGCAGCAACGATTTTAAATATTTGGATAGAGAAAGCAACTGTGGCCTATCAAATTATCAATTTCTTTGGAAATGAAATTATTAGTATGTTAATCGCAGTCCTTGTTGCTATAGTCGCTTTTGGTATCGGTCGTAACAAATCAATGACTGATATTATGGATTCATTTTCATCTGCCATTTCTTCTGTTACACTGATTGTGTTTATCATTGGTGCAGGCGGGGCTTTTAAACAGATCATTGGTGATACCAGTATAGGTACTTACATAGCAGAATTAATGAAGCATTCTTCTATTTCCCCATTTATTCTTGCATGGATCATTACCGTAATCTTAAGATTAGCAACCGGTGCCGGCACTGTTTCCGCCATTACGGCAGCAGGCATCGTCGGACCATTAATTCCAACCTTCCATGTTAGCCCGGAACTCATGGTATTAGCTACGGCATCTGCCAGTAATACGATTACTCATGTTAATGATGCAGCTTTTTGGTTATATAAAGAGACGTTCGGTTTATCCCTTAAAGACACATTCAAGACTTGGGGCTTATCCGAACTGACAAACTCAGTGGTTGGTTTAATTATTGTATTAATTCTAAGTTTATTCATTCACTAG
- a CDS encoding MFS transporter encodes MNKKWIMLLLIWLMMFVAYLDRINISVAGPTIQKELHISPAGFGVVLSAFTFGYAILQIPGGILADKFGAKRLLVIALIWWSIFTGMTGMAMSLGFLIVSRVLFGVGEGLENGAQFKLVGDFFPSHERSSANGLFLTSLALGPAVVAPVAAWLLKSVGWHSMFYLFIIPGLIMAILIGWFIPNKPTEGVVHTEITNRKGLRASWSDIMAHPAIWLAFVAYLFFNIAFWGFLGWMPSYLSEARHITLSQLGMDASLPYWFGFLGLVIVGFLGNRFLNRYRASMIAISYLLAGLCLYISFSAKTVSGSLFGLSAAAFFLYGGFGPFWSVALDLLPDQLRGTFSGFVNFGGQIGGFIAPIIIGGIVSATDSFNFGFGFMIAAVILSAIALFCLQAFWLKVQSSKPANNSAVS; translated from the coding sequence ATGAACAAAAAGTGGATCATGTTGTTATTAATTTGGCTGATGATGTTTGTGGCCTATCTGGATCGTATTAATATATCAGTCGCAGGTCCAACCATCCAAAAAGAGTTGCACATTAGTCCGGCAGGCTTTGGTGTGGTTCTATCTGCCTTTACATTCGGTTATGCTATTCTGCAAATCCCAGGCGGCATTCTTGCAGATAAATTTGGAGCAAAGAGACTGCTTGTCATCGCCTTAATCTGGTGGTCCATTTTCACTGGTATGACCGGTATGGCGATGTCGTTAGGATTTTTAATTGTTTCACGGGTTCTATTTGGTGTTGGCGAGGGACTTGAGAACGGTGCTCAATTTAAATTAGTTGGGGACTTCTTCCCATCTCATGAACGTTCCTCAGCAAATGGTCTGTTTTTAACATCCCTTGCTCTAGGGCCTGCTGTTGTTGCACCGGTTGCCGCATGGTTATTAAAATCAGTCGGCTGGCATTCTATGTTCTATTTATTTATTATTCCAGGCCTAATTATGGCCATTCTAATTGGTTGGTTTATTCCGAATAAACCAACTGAAGGGGTTGTTCACACAGAGATTACCAATAGGAAAGGCCTCCGTGCGTCTTGGTCTGATATTATGGCACATCCAGCGATCTGGTTAGCTTTTGTCGCGTACTTATTCTTTAATATTGCATTCTGGGGATTCCTTGGTTGGATGCCATCTTATCTAAGTGAAGCTCGCCATATTACCTTAAGTCAATTAGGAATGGATGCTTCCTTACCCTATTGGTTTGGATTCCTTGGACTCGTTATTGTAGGATTCTTAGGTAATCGATTCCTTAATCGTTATCGTGCGAGTATGATCGCAATCAGTTATTTGTTGGCAGGATTATGTCTTTATATCTCTTTTTCGGCAAAAACAGTCAGTGGAAGCCTATTTGGACTAAGCGCAGCTGCCTTTTTCCTCTATGGGGGATTTGGCCCATTTTGGAGTGTGGCATTAGATTTACTACCAGATCAATTGCGTGGGACGTTCTCTGGATTTGTTAATTTTGGAGGACAAATTGGAGGATTTATTGCCCCAATAATAATCGGGGGAATCGTTTCAGCCACCGATTCCTTTAATTTTGGATTTGGATTTATGATAGCGGCGGTTATTTTATCCGCAATCGCTTTATTCTGTCTTCAGGCATTTTGGTTAAAGGTTCAGTCATCCAAGCCTGCAAATAACTCTGCTGTCTCCTAA
- a CDS encoding iron-hydroxamate ABC transporter substrate-binding protein encodes MPFLKKNLLFISMICLVMSFLAACGSSTGSKSDRSSSSNEKGTSTEQTLTDANGKVTLPTNPKRIIAPYLEDSLTALGVKPVAQWSIGDTVQNYLQSDLKGVPKIGWNLPLEQVMKYNPDLIIVSSPGTIQSGQLGDYQKIAPVYVFKDATYADWRQQLLTMGNILGKEDKAKKAISDYDKKAASDKAKIKKAIGDQTAAVIWVSGGKYYLFEQDRFSAKVLYEDLGVKAPKMVASLSKAKTQWNPISLEKLSELDADHIFLVGPKGDAGFSALDSSSVWNNLPAVKAGHVYTYNDPSNWTVNGIIASEKTMDDVTSALTK; translated from the coding sequence ATGCCATTTTTAAAGAAAAATTTATTGTTTATTAGTATGATTTGCTTGGTGATGTCTTTCTTGGCTGCTTGTGGAAGCAGCACGGGGTCGAAATCAGATCGTTCTTCTTCGTCTAATGAAAAGGGTACTTCAACAGAACAGACATTAACCGATGCGAACGGGAAAGTGACACTTCCTACAAATCCGAAGAGAATTATTGCCCCTTACCTAGAAGATTCTCTTACTGCATTAGGCGTTAAGCCTGTTGCACAATGGTCAATTGGGGATACCGTTCAAAACTATTTACAGAGTGATTTAAAGGGTGTTCCTAAAATTGGTTGGAATTTGCCTTTAGAACAAGTAATGAAATATAACCCTGACTTAATCATCGTCAGTTCTCCTGGTACGATTCAAAGCGGTCAGTTGGGCGACTATCAAAAAATTGCCCCCGTTTATGTGTTCAAAGATGCTACATATGCCGATTGGCGTCAACAATTATTAACGATGGGCAATATCCTTGGAAAAGAAGATAAGGCTAAGAAAGCTATTTCGGATTATGACAAAAAGGCCGCTTCTGATAAAGCTAAAATTAAGAAGGCTATAGGAGATCAAACAGCCGCTGTCATTTGGGTTAGTGGCGGAAAGTATTACTTATTTGAACAAGATCGATTTAGTGCGAAAGTGCTTTACGAAGATTTGGGAGTTAAGGCTCCTAAAATGGTAGCAAGTCTTTCAAAGGCTAAAACTCAATGGAATCCTATTTCTTTGGAAAAATTATCGGAGCTAGATGCTGATCATATTTTCCTTGTTGGACCAAAAGGAGACGCAGGATTCTCAGCTCTAGATAGCAGCAGTGTCTGGAACAACTTACCAGCAGTCAAAGCAGGGCATGTCTATACCTATAATGATCCAAGCAACTGGACAGTCAATGGGATCATTGCTTCTGAGAAGACAATGGATGACGTGACAAGTGCTTTAACTAAGTAA
- a CDS encoding LysR family transcriptional regulator codes for MTLQQLKYVIEVARSRSISKAAKNLFISQPSLSNALKELEKEVGIRIFSRTNKGIVLTTEGSEFLGYARQVVEQVELLENRYTLTQTTQQQFSVSAQHYAFAVSAFVRLLKNFEREEYEFTLRETKTYEIIEDVKSLRSEVGILYINEFNKKVINKFLREGNLVFHELFEANPHVFVSSRNPLALRKYVTLDDLHPYPYLSFEQGDFNSFYFSEEILSTLSRPKNIRVSDRATLFNLLIGLNGYTISTGVINYELNSDIVAVPLQVDEKMIVGYITHKSVTNSHLANVYIDYLKETIAEEQGSDIV; via the coding sequence ATGACATTACAGCAATTGAAGTACGTCATTGAAGTGGCTAGAAGCCGCTCAATAAGTAAAGCGGCAAAAAACCTATTTATTAGTCAGCCCAGCCTTTCAAACGCTTTGAAAGAGTTGGAAAAAGAAGTTGGGATTCGGATTTTCTCACGGACGAATAAAGGAATTGTGCTGACAACAGAAGGTTCGGAGTTTCTAGGTTATGCCAGGCAAGTGGTCGAACAGGTTGAACTTCTTGAAAATAGGTACACCTTGACACAAACGACGCAACAGCAATTTTCTGTTTCTGCCCAACATTATGCCTTTGCGGTCAGTGCTTTTGTCCGTTTGTTAAAAAATTTTGAGCGTGAGGAATACGAATTTACGCTGCGAGAAACCAAAACCTATGAAATTATTGAGGATGTTAAGAGCCTTCGCAGTGAAGTTGGGATTTTATATATAAATGAGTTTAATAAAAAGGTAATTAATAAATTTCTAAGAGAAGGGAATTTAGTTTTCCACGAGTTATTTGAGGCTAATCCGCATGTTTTCGTTAGTTCCCGAAACCCTCTTGCATTAAGGAAGTATGTGACATTAGATGACTTACACCCGTACCCCTATCTTTCTTTTGAACAAGGTGATTTTAATTCCTTTTATTTTTCTGAAGAGATCTTGAGCACCCTCTCCCGCCCCAAAAATATAAGGGTTAGTGATCGGGCAACATTATTTAACCTGCTTATTGGTCTAAACGGCTATACCATATCGACAGGTGTCATTAACTATGAATTAAACAGTGATATCGTTGCTGTTCCTTTGCAGGTGGATGAAAAAATGATAGTGGGTTATATCACTCATAAAAGTGTCACAAATAGCCATTTGGCCAATGTTTATATTGACTATTTAAAAGAAACGATTGCTGAAGAACAGGGCTCGGATATAGTTTAA
- a CDS encoding 5-methyltetrahydropteroyltriglutamate--homocysteine S-methyltransferase: protein MGTKKIPFRADHVGSLLRPQVIHQARKDVQEGRLSAEALREIETTEIKRIVDKQIEVGLEAVTDGEFRRRFWHTDFLEHLNGVEGFVPDKGYAFRKGETERYDIRVSGKVSFNPDHPFIKDFIEFQKIVAGRAVAKQTIPSPNQLFNKGVRNKAIYPDIEAYADDVIQTYRDVVQAFYKAGCRYLQFDDVYIAGLSAPDIPFNDGDVTRDTLIQLALRVVNEVLKDKPEDLYVTTHLCRGNYRSDWAFSGSYDLIAPTLFAKEQVDGFFLEYDDERSGDFNPLSYIPEGGPRVVLGLITSKFGELEDKEVIRARIKEASEKIPFEQICLSPQCGFASTHHGNELTEDQQWEKLRFIVELSKELWGTKVSTN, encoded by the coding sequence ATGGGAACTAAGAAAATACCTTTCCGTGCCGATCATGTGGGGAGTTTATTGCGTCCACAAGTGATTCATCAGGCAAGGAAAGATGTCCAAGAAGGCAGACTTAGTGCTGAGGCATTGCGTGAAATTGAAACAACTGAAATCAAACGCATTGTTGATAAACAAATAGAAGTTGGGTTAGAGGCCGTTACGGATGGAGAATTCAGACGTCGTTTCTGGCATACCGATTTTTTGGAGCATCTAAATGGTGTGGAGGGGTTTGTTCCTGATAAAGGCTATGCCTTTAGAAAAGGGGAGACTGAGCGTTATGACATTCGTGTGAGCGGAAAAGTTTCTTTTAATCCAGACCATCCATTTATTAAAGACTTTATCGAATTTCAGAAAATAGTGGCAGGCCGAGCTGTAGCCAAACAAACGATTCCAAGCCCTAACCAATTGTTTAATAAAGGGGTTCGTAATAAAGCAATTTATCCAGACATTGAGGCTTATGCGGATGATGTGATCCAAACGTATCGAGATGTCGTTCAGGCCTTTTATAAGGCAGGATGTCGTTACCTTCAGTTTGATGATGTGTACATCGCCGGGCTTTCGGCACCCGATATCCCATTTAATGATGGTGATGTGACACGCGACACTCTCATTCAATTGGCTTTACGAGTTGTAAATGAAGTTCTGAAGGATAAGCCGGAAGATCTTTACGTGACCACACACCTATGCCGAGGTAATTATCGATCCGATTGGGCATTTTCAGGAAGTTACGATCTAATTGCTCCGACACTTTTTGCTAAAGAACAGGTAGATGGCTTCTTCCTCGAGTATGATGACGAGCGTTCAGGTGATTTTAACCCGCTGTCTTACATTCCTGAAGGCGGTCCTCGCGTTGTGCTTGGACTAATCACTTCAAAATTTGGTGAACTAGAAGATAAAGAAGTGATAAGGGCGCGAATTAAAGAGGCTTCTGAAAAGATACCGTTCGAGCAAATATGTTTAAGTCCGCAATGTGGATTTGCTTCCACACATCATGGAAATGAATTAACCGAGGATCAGCAATGGGAAAAGCTCCGTTTTATTGTTGAGTTATCAAAAGAATTATGGGGCACTAAAGTCAGTACGAATTAA
- a CDS encoding iron ABC transporter permease, with amino-acid sequence MTRKLNNKKERFTKTAIVLLILILVMFFISLNLGVIHISPLEVAKTLIGMGTSKDQLVLFDFRLPEIVLALLIGSGLAVSGAILQGMTGNELADPGILGINSGAGFAVVLFMFFFDKTMTSTNLLTIFTLPLFALFGALIAAFLIYVLAWKKGINPVRLILVGIGVNAGFGAGITIFQLKMAPEDFTKATVWLTGDIWANNWWYVLSLLPWIIILIPYVIYKSHSLNVLTLGDQLAVGLGTSVERERRILLILAVALAGFCVALGGGIAFLGLVTPHIARRLIGPKHELLVPISSLLGALLLLMADTIGQNILSPTEIPVGIVVSVLSVPYFIYLLMKID; translated from the coding sequence ATGACCAGAAAACTCAATAATAAAAAAGAGCGATTTACTAAAACAGCTATCGTTCTTCTTATTCTTATTTTAGTCATGTTTTTTATCAGTTTGAATTTAGGTGTCATTCATATCTCCCCACTAGAAGTTGCAAAAACACTTATAGGAATGGGCACCTCCAAAGATCAACTTGTTTTATTTGATTTTCGACTTCCTGAGATTGTACTTGCACTGCTCATTGGTTCTGGCCTTGCTGTTTCTGGAGCCATTCTGCAAGGGATGACAGGTAATGAACTCGCTGATCCAGGAATTCTTGGGATCAACTCTGGAGCTGGATTTGCGGTTGTTCTTTTTATGTTCTTTTTTGATAAAACCATGACCAGTACAAATCTGTTAACCATTTTTACATTGCCGCTATTTGCGTTATTTGGGGCATTGATTGCTGCTTTTCTCATCTATGTTTTAGCCTGGAAAAAAGGAATCAATCCGGTTCGGCTTATCCTTGTAGGAATTGGTGTAAATGCAGGCTTTGGAGCAGGTATTACGATCTTTCAATTAAAAATGGCACCCGAAGACTTTACTAAAGCAACCGTATGGCTGACAGGCGATATATGGGCCAACAATTGGTGGTATGTGTTATCTTTATTACCATGGATTATCATTCTCATACCTTATGTTATCTATAAGTCTCATAGTCTCAATGTGCTCACTCTAGGTGATCAACTAGCCGTTGGATTAGGAACAAGTGTTGAGAGAGAACGACGCATTTTGCTCATTTTGGCCGTGGCGCTTGCTGGTTTTTGCGTGGCTTTAGGTGGAGGCATTGCCTTCTTGGGTCTAGTAACACCTCACATTGCTCGTCGACTCATTGGCCCCAAACATGAGCTTCTAGTACCCATTAGTTCATTACTTGGTGCACTCCTTCTTCTAATGGCCGATACAATTGGACAGAACATTCTATCGCCTACTGAAATACCTGTTGGAATCGTCGTTTCTGTTTTGAGCGTCCCATACTTTATCTATTTATTAATGAAAATTGATTAA
- a CDS encoding ABC transporter ATP-binding protein, with amino-acid sequence MVTLSTEHLQVGYDDRVIIENLTLTIPEGEITCIIGPNGCGKSTLLKTMARIQRAKSGSIYLSGKSIHTIPTKEIAKKMAILPQTPGAPNGLTVYELVSFGRSPHKKGYGKLTDKDREVILWALEVTGMDAFSDHAIDTLSGGQRQRAWIAMAIAQETDLLLLDEPTTYLDLAHQLEVLKLLERLNKEAKRTIVMVIHDLNHAARFSDYMVSMNSGSIVKAGTPFDVMTPENLRNVFNIEAEIIQDPKSGKPLCLSYDLIEKRELVKEQR; translated from the coding sequence GTGGTCACCTTAAGTACGGAACACCTACAAGTAGGATATGATGACCGAGTCATCATTGAAAATTTGACACTAACTATCCCTGAAGGTGAAATTACTTGTATTATTGGTCCTAATGGCTGCGGCAAATCGACCTTATTAAAAACAATGGCACGAATTCAACGTGCAAAATCTGGCTCTATCTATCTAAGCGGAAAAAGCATTCATACCATTCCTACCAAGGAAATTGCTAAGAAAATGGCGATACTCCCCCAAACACCCGGTGCACCTAATGGACTCACTGTCTATGAATTAGTTTCGTTTGGGCGTTCTCCACATAAAAAAGGTTATGGGAAGCTAACAGACAAAGACCGAGAAGTCATTCTCTGGGCACTTGAAGTCACCGGCATGGATGCCTTCAGTGATCATGCTATTGATACCTTATCCGGTGGACAACGGCAGCGCGCTTGGATTGCGATGGCTATTGCTCAGGAAACCGACTTATTACTGCTCGATGAACCGACTACTTATCTTGATCTCGCTCATCAGCTAGAGGTCCTAAAACTCCTTGAGCGCTTAAATAAGGAAGCGAAACGAACAATCGTGATGGTCATTCACGATTTGAACCACGCCGCCCGCTTTTCGGACTACATGGTTTCTATGAACAGCGGTTCTATCGTTAAAGCCGGAACACCTTTTGACGTCATGACCCCAGAAAATTTGAGGAATGTTTTCAACATTGAAGCTGAAATCATCCAAGATCCAAAATCCGGCAAGCCACTTTGCCTATCATATGACCTTATTGAAAAGAGAGAATTAGTCAAAGAGCAACGCTAG
- a CDS encoding iron ABC transporter permease: MIFKKNGIAAGSTLKNRNHPINGLVVIVLGLLALILAFGLSVAYGAADIHLRTVWQAIFSFNPSLSSHEVIRQIRIPRTLAAILVGAFLAVSGVIMQGLTQNPLSSPSLMGVTDGAAFAIVMILAFVNSPTQVTLSLFAFIGAAAGVALVFAIGTFSKSGLTPVKLTLAGVAVGTLLRSISSAIALQKQVAKSISFWYAGGLDGTTWANVYILFTAGIICTILVAFIAHSMTLLSLGDEVSTGLGQNNTYVKIIGAIVVLILTGSAVSVAGAVGFVGLVIPHIARILIGYDYRLLIPASAVLGGLLLVLSDLVARIVNSPYETPVGAVTAIIGIPFFLYLVMSGKRGL; this comes from the coding sequence ATGATTTTCAAAAAAAATGGCATCGCAGCTGGATCCACTTTAAAAAACAGAAACCATCCTATTAACGGTCTAGTTGTTATTGTCCTAGGTCTCCTTGCCTTGATTCTTGCGTTTGGATTGTCAGTAGCTTATGGCGCGGCGGACATCCACCTTAGAACAGTGTGGCAAGCCATTTTTTCGTTTAATCCATCACTTTCATCTCATGAAGTGATTCGACAGATACGGATCCCTCGGACACTAGCAGCCATCTTAGTTGGAGCGTTTCTGGCCGTTTCCGGAGTGATCATGCAGGGACTGACACAAAATCCGCTTTCCTCCCCATCCCTCATGGGTGTAACAGACGGTGCTGCATTTGCCATCGTCATGATACTCGCATTTGTCAATAGTCCCACTCAAGTTACCTTATCCCTATTTGCTTTTATCGGGGCAGCAGCGGGGGTTGCTTTAGTTTTTGCAATTGGAACCTTTTCTAAAAGCGGTCTCACACCTGTGAAATTGACACTTGCGGGGGTTGCGGTTGGGACATTATTAAGGTCCATCTCTTCAGCTATTGCCTTACAAAAACAAGTGGCGAAGAGTATCAGCTTTTGGTATGCAGGTGGGTTGGATGGAACCACATGGGCCAACGTTTATATCCTTTTCACAGCTGGAATTATCTGTACAATCTTAGTTGCATTTATTGCACATTCTATGACTCTATTAAGTCTTGGGGATGAAGTATCAACAGGTCTCGGGCAAAATAATACCTATGTAAAAATAATTGGAGCGATAGTAGTTCTTATTCTAACAGGATCAGCGGTATCGGTCGCAGGCGCTGTTGGGTTTGTCGGATTGGTTATCCCTCACATCGCTCGAATTCTCATAGGCTATGATTATCGTCTGCTAATCCCTGCCTCAGCTGTCCTTGGTGGTCTTTTGCTTGTGCTATCTGATCTCGTTGCGCGAATCGTCAATAGCCCTTATGAAACACCTGTCGGGGCCGTAACAGCAATCATAGGTATCCCTTTCTTCCTATACCTTGTTATGAGTGGAAAGAGGGGATTATAA
- a CDS encoding NAD(P)/FAD-dependent oxidoreductase: protein MTDEHLYDVTIVGGGPVGLYAAFYSGMRKLKTKVIDYLPKLGGKVSFFYPQKWIFDIGGIPSVTGEDLSLQLEEQARSVEPTIILGELVKQIDKQDDQYFVLTTENGNLHYSKTVILAIGSGYFIMRKHHLDEGKKVQRNNLHYSIDEMERFRGKKVVVSGWGGGAVNWATLLSEYAEQVWLINEKKQFTAHKPDIEKLLESTVQVKTKCSIVDFIEGEGVIQSVCIKDLESGRLEEVPVDEVVVNHETIIQLGGVDQWGVHLENDKIPVNAEMKTNIPGLFAAGDIVNYPNKIPLIASGFAEAMAAINSAALYLEPSAPKILYSTVVLSKKKTKK from the coding sequence TTGACTGATGAGCATTTATATGATGTCACGATTGTTGGCGGAGGTCCTGTCGGGTTATATGCTGCATTTTATAGTGGAATGCGGAAACTTAAAACAAAGGTTATCGACTATCTCCCTAAATTAGGCGGGAAGGTCTCCTTTTTCTATCCCCAGAAATGGATATTTGATATAGGTGGGATCCCTAGTGTTACAGGGGAGGATTTGAGTTTACAGTTAGAAGAACAAGCTAGAAGTGTTGAACCTACCATTATATTAGGCGAGCTAGTTAAACAAATTGACAAACAGGACGACCAATACTTTGTGCTAACAACTGAGAATGGAAACTTACACTATTCCAAAACAGTCATTTTGGCCATTGGTAGTGGTTATTTTATCATGAGAAAACATCATTTAGACGAAGGTAAAAAGGTTCAAAGGAACAATTTGCATTATTCTATTGATGAGATGGAAAGATTTCGTGGAAAGAAAGTGGTTGTATCCGGTTGGGGTGGAGGCGCTGTCAATTGGGCGACCCTATTATCAGAGTATGCGGAGCAAGTTTGGCTAATCAATGAGAAAAAGCAATTTACTGCTCATAAGCCAGATATAGAGAAACTGCTGGAGTCTACGGTTCAGGTAAAGACAAAATGTTCAATTGTTGACTTTATAGAAGGTGAGGGCGTTATTCAGTCGGTTTGTATAAAAGATTTAGAGAGTGGCCGGTTAGAGGAGGTACCAGTTGATGAGGTCGTCGTTAATCATGAAACCATTATTCAATTGGGTGGTGTGGATCAATGGGGTGTTCATCTAGAGAATGATAAGATTCCAGTAAATGCAGAAATGAAGACAAATATACCGGGATTATTCGCAGCGGGAGACATTGTGAACTATCCGAATAAAATTCCGTTAATAGCTTCGGGATTTGCAGAAGCCATGGCAGCTATTAATAGTGCAGCCTTGTATCTAGAGCCTTCAGCGCCTAAAATCTTGTATAGTACAGTCGTTCTCAGCAAAAAAAAGACTAAAAAATAA
- a CDS encoding class I SAM-dependent rRNA methyltransferase, whose protein sequence is MKREVTLTVKGKFVNKYKSGYPLLFKDAIMNLNDATEEGSLLRLVDGKNQFIAKGYFGKQNKGYGWILSKNENEPIDQKFFLNKLREAINFRSSFYNSPDTNAFRVVNGEGDGLGGLTIDYFDGYYLINWYSKGIYHFRELIINALKELVSFKAIYQKKRFDVSGKYIEEDDFVAGERGTFPITVKENGVNFAVYLNEGAMVGVFLDQREVRKRIRDVYAKGKNVLNTFSYTGAFSVFAALGGAIKTTSVDLANRSLNKTIEQFRLNGLNEDSQAIIVEDVFNYFKYAVKKQLTFDLVILDPPSFARSKKMVFSAEKDYKNLLKEVISITEDDGMIVASTNCSSFNMTKFKSFIDQAFKESNRNYQLVEEFSLPKDFKTIKEFPEGRYLKVVFIKKLP, encoded by the coding sequence ATGAAAAGAGAAGTGACATTAACGGTAAAAGGAAAGTTTGTAAATAAATATAAAAGCGGTTATCCGCTCTTATTTAAGGATGCCATCATGAATCTAAATGACGCAACGGAAGAAGGGAGCCTTCTCCGTCTCGTTGATGGGAAAAATCAATTCATCGCAAAAGGCTATTTTGGAAAACAAAATAAAGGTTACGGGTGGATTCTTAGTAAAAATGAAAATGAACCGATCGACCAAAAGTTCTTTTTAAATAAATTGAGAGAGGCGATCAATTTTAGATCGTCGTTTTATAATAGCCCGGATACGAATGCCTTCAGAGTCGTCAATGGTGAAGGCGATGGCCTAGGCGGTTTAACCATTGATTACTTTGATGGCTATTATTTAATTAACTGGTACAGCAAAGGCATTTACCACTTTCGGGAATTGATTATAAATGCTTTGAAAGAATTGGTGAGCTTTAAAGCGATTTATCAAAAGAAAAGATTCGATGTCAGCGGGAAATATATAGAAGAAGATGATTTTGTCGCGGGAGAAAGAGGGACCTTCCCAATTACTGTAAAAGAAAATGGCGTTAACTTTGCGGTTTATTTAAATGAAGGTGCGATGGTTGGCGTTTTCTTAGATCAAAGAGAGGTAAGAAAACGAATTCGGGATGTGTATGCAAAAGGAAAGAATGTACTCAATACGTTTTCCTATACAGGCGCTTTTTCAGTATTCGCAGCCTTAGGAGGCGCTATTAAAACAACAAGTGTCGATTTAGCCAATCGGAGCTTAAATAAGACCATTGAGCAATTTCGATTGAATGGGCTGAATGAAGACTCGCAGGCGATCATTGTTGAAGATGTGTTTAATTACTTTAAGTATGCGGTGAAAAAGCAGTTAACGTTTGATTTGGTTATTCTAGATCCGCCAAGCTTCGCAAGATCAAAGAAGATGGTATTCAGTGCTGAAAAGGACTACAAAAATCTTCTGAAGGAAGTTATTTCAATAACAGAAGATGACGGGATGATCGTTGCGTCCACCAATTGCAGTTCTTTTAATATGACTAAATTTAAAAGTTTCATTGATCAGGCCTTTAAAGAATCAAACAGGAATTATCAACTTGTTGAAGAATTTTCCTTGCCGAAGGACTTTAAAACAATAAAGGAATTTCCTGAGGGGCGTTATCTTAAGGTTGTTTTTATAAAGAAATTGCCATAA